A stretch of DNA from Borrelia anserina Es:
TTTATTTATTATACTAAAAACAACTAAAATATTTTAGTTGTTTTTAGTATAATAAATAAAAAACTTAACAACTTTGATAGTTTGTTAATGATAAATCTCTATATCCTAATTCCTACTAATCGTCAGACTTCTTTATAGAATTTACCTTTACACCAAATTTCTCAAAGCTTTCTGGCATAAGCACAACATCAATACCTGAATTTAAGGATTTTTTAATTGCATCTACTAAACTAAAATTATTCACAATTGCTCCCATATCATACGCATCTGTAATTATAACACTACAAATATTTAAATTATGCCTTATAATATTTACAATATCTCTTGACATACTAGTTACATCTCCAGAAATTTTAGGTACAAGTACATGCGCAAGCATAATAAATTTTGCTTCCTTTCCAAAAATAAATGGTACAAAATTATTTATCATCAAAAAATTTTTACTATAAGGCAGTAAAGCTAAATCTTTATGAGTATCAACTTTTGTGCCTCCAAGTCCAGGAAAGTGTTTCACTGCAGCAAAAACACCTTGTCTTTGAATTCCATCGATAAATGCCTCTATCATAAGACCAATATTATAAGATGAATATCCAAAGGTCCTACTACCTAAAGGACTATCGGGGGAAAATTTAGCATCTGCTACAGGTGCCATATTTAAATTGATACCAAGGCGTCTAAGCTGTTTGCCAAGAATTTCTCCAATCTTATATGCAAGTTGAGCATCTCCAGTCTTACCAACAGACTCCATAGCAGGAAATTTATAAACCCCTAACTTCTCATTCTCACCAGTCCTACTAACCAGTCCTCCTTCTTCATCAACAGCAATAAAAATATCAGAACCAAGATATTTCTTTAATTCGCTAATTAATTTTTTGGTTTGTTGAGCATCCTTAAAATTTTCTCTAAATAAAATAATTCCTACTGGGTTTATCTCTTTTAGCTTATCAATCGCATCTTTACTAAGCGATTGTACAGCGGTAGGATTAGAAACATTTCTAATACCAACAAAAAAATAACGTTCCCTCAAAACGTTACTAAAATCAACCCTTCCTAAAAATACATTAATATCTACAAGATCAGACTTATCATTTTCAAAATAACTATATTCTATTTCAGGAACAGCCCCTAATAAAACTAAACTATGAAATAAAAGTCTAAATACTAAAAATCTAAACATTCCATCTCCCCCCTCCAAATACCAAACCACATTTATTCTTTAACACATTACTAAGAGCATTATTCAAATATTTGGAAATATCAGAAAGACTACCTAACAAAAACTTACCATTTATATAATCACTCATAATAAGAACATCAACAAACAATTTTGCAGGCAAGAATCTATCGCCTCGATCGACCTCAAAAATCAACGGATTATCTACTATCTTTATAACTTCCCAAGTTATCTGTTCAATTGCAGTATATTTGCCAAACTCTTTATTCTGTTCAACAACCCTTATAGGCATATTTAATATTATTTCATCGATATGTTTTATCAAATATTCTAAATTAAAAAGACCGGTAGCACAATTAAACAAAATCTTGTTCCCACTATACTCAGCTTGTAGTATAATTTCTTTAGAAATTGTACTACCAATATCAACACAAGCCAAATGATCATCATCTAAGACTAAAACCCCTCCTTTTGTATCCAATGAGGTTTTAACACTAAATTCAAAGCCAGCAGAATTGTTTGTTATAGCCATTATAGCAAGGGCTTTTAAGTTAACAGTAAAACCAATATTATCAACATTACCAATATAAACAAATTTTTTTCCGGAATTATAAAGTTTTAAATAAACATCCCTTAGAACTTTAAAATTTTGACCATGACCAGCAGGCAAAGCTAACAGAGTTTTCTTACCATGATTATTATAATTAAAATACTCATATTGACCGTTGTCTAGTTTTTTATAACAATAAATCAAAGGCTGAATAGCTGTAAAAATATCTTCCTTTTGCAAGCCACAATAATTTAAATCTTTAATCAAGGAATCATCAAAAATATTATCAAAAAAATTAGAAATCAATTTATAAGTCTTAAAATTTGTCATCTGAAAAATAGAAGGCTTAATAGTTTTACCATAAAGATCACAATACTTCTTAGAAAGCATTAAAAGATGTCGTATTTTTAATGCTAAGAATGAAAATCCATAACTACCATCTTTATTAATATATGCAGGTGTTATTCCCTTTGGCAAATCTCCAAAAGACTCCCTAGCCTCAAGTATTTTATCTTTGCACAAAAAATATAATTCTTCATGAAAATCACTATTTTTCAATATATCAAAATAACTAGTTGCAGAACCCCCATTTAGAATACCAAATGAAAGATAAGGATAAAGCAATAAGCCTAGTTCTTCTAGCTTATCACCAGTAAAAACATAAAAATCACCTTCTGATGACAACACAAATCTTGTAAAATCATCAATATATTTCCTTAAATTATATTCAACAAGTTCTTTCTTAAACTTTAATTTAATAGGAGTATCAGCAAGATTTAAAATATTACTATGATTCTCATCAGGAAAATTTTTAAAAGACATGTTTAAAGTCTCAAGTTTATGCTTATTAAGCATATCAAGCATTCTTTTCGAAAAGATCTTATCTATCACTTCACACATACTAAAAACCTCATCTAACACAAGGTAAACAACAACTAATATTTTAAAGCATCATAAGTAATGATTCTTATAATAGAATATGTTAATATAATTATGCTACTACAATAAAGAAAAAATATAAACATATAATAATAAAAAGGAAAATATGCTAAAACACTATGTCTTAAACATGCTAAACTTAAAACATGCTATCAATGAAATGATATTTTCACCTTCAGGATTTAGAAAAATATTTGCAAAATCAAAAGATGAAAATTCAACAGATTATGAAATAAATGATGATGACAAAATACTAATTGCTCTTATAACCTTTACAATATCAAATTATCTCAAAGACAAACCAAAAGAATATATCAATATAGGACTAGATTCAAGAGCAACTGGAAATATAATCTCAGAGATAACAATCAAGA
This window harbors:
- a CDS encoding glycoside hydrolase family 3 N-terminal domain-containing protein codes for the protein MFRFLVFRLLFHSLVLLGAVPEIEYSYFENDKSDLVDINVFLGRVDFSNVLRERYFFVGIRNVSNPTAVQSLSKDAIDKLKEINPVGIILFRENFKDAQQTKKLISELKKYLGSDIFIAVDEEGGLVSRTGENEKLGVYKFPAMESVGKTGDAQLAYKIGEILGKQLRRLGINLNMAPVADAKFSPDSPLGSRTFGYSSYNIGLMIEAFIDGIQRQGVFAAVKHFPGLGGTKVDTHKDLALLPYSKNFLMINNFVPFIFGKEAKFIMLAHVLVPKISGDVTSMSRDIVNIIRHNLNICSVIITDAYDMGAIVNNFSLVDAIKKSLNSGIDVVLMPESFEKFGVKVNSIKKSDD
- a CDS encoding UTP--glucose-1-phosphate uridylyltransferase, whose protein sequence is MCEVIDKIFSKRMLDMLNKHKLETLNMSFKNFPDENHSNILNLADTPIKLKFKKELVEYNLRKYIDDFTRFVLSSEGDFYVFTGDKLEELGLLLYPYLSFGILNGGSATSYFDILKNSDFHEELYFLCKDKILEARESFGDLPKGITPAYINKDGSYGFSFLALKIRHLLMLSKKYCDLYGKTIKPSIFQMTNFKTYKLISNFFDNIFDDSLIKDLNYCGLQKEDIFTAIQPLIYCYKKLDNGQYEYFNYNNHGKKTLLALPAGHGQNFKVLRDVYLKLYNSGKKFVYIGNVDNIGFTVNLKALAIMAITNNSAGFEFSVKTSLDTKGGVLVLDDDHLACVDIGSTISKEIILQAEYSGNKILFNCATGLFNLEYLIKHIDEIILNMPIRVVEQNKEFGKYTAIEQITWEVIKIVDNPLIFEVDRGDRFLPAKLFVDVLIMSDYINGKFLLGSLSDISKYLNNALSNVLKNKCGLVFGGGRWNV